A genomic segment from Candidatus Saganbacteria bacterium encodes:
- the gltA gene encoding NADPH-dependent glutamate synthase: protein MAEKIPKQEMINRPATDRIKNFEEVPLGYTVDQAIAEANRCLQCKSPKCVAECPVEVDIPAFIKFVAKGDFESAVKKIKETNSLPAICGRVCPQEEQCEMKCIIGIKGKSVGIGNLERFVADWERSKLTPNPSLVKRGVPNEVRRGELVAVIGSGPSGLACAGDLAILGYQVTVFESLHVTGGVLTYGIPEFRLPKKIVDLEIQYVKSLGVEIKTDMLIGNVYTINDLLKEYKAVFIGSGAGLPKFMGIVGENYDGVYSANEFLFRVNMMKAWKFPEYLTPIKIGKRVAVVGGGNVAMDAARVSLRLGADEVYLIYRRTEKEMPARREEIHRAKEEGIIFKELTLPAKYHRGENGWITDLECIQMELGDTDSSGRRKPVEIKSSNFKIPIDTAVVAIGNSPNPLVPLRTQNLKTHSWGGIIITEDAQTSINNVYAGGDIVRGAATVISAMGDGKKAAKEINKLLSSNK, encoded by the coding sequence ATGGCTGAAAAAATACCAAAACAAGAAATGATAAATAGGCCGGCAACGGATAGAATAAAAAATTTTGAGGAAGTTCCATTAGGTTATACCGTCGATCAAGCTATTGCCGAAGCAAATAGATGCCTGCAATGTAAAAGCCCCAAATGTGTCGCGGAATGTCCAGTTGAAGTCGATATCCCCGCATTTATAAAATTTGTAGCTAAAGGCGACTTTGAATCAGCTGTCAAAAAAATAAAAGAAACAAATTCACTTCCGGCTATTTGCGGCCGAGTCTGTCCCCAAGAAGAACAATGCGAAATGAAGTGTATTATCGGCATTAAAGGAAAATCGGTCGGGATCGGTAATCTAGAAAGATTTGTTGCCGATTGGGAAAGAAGCAAACTCACCCCCAACCCCTCTCTTGTTAAGAGAGGGGTGCCGAACGAAGTGAGGCGAGGTGAGTTAGTTGCTGTTATTGGCAGCGGCCCATCAGGACTTGCATGTGCTGGAGACCTTGCTATTCTTGGATATCAAGTCACAGTATTTGAATCGCTTCATGTAACCGGCGGAGTTTTGACTTACGGGATCCCCGAATTCCGTTTACCCAAGAAGATCGTCGATCTTGAGATACAATACGTTAAAAGTTTAGGCGTTGAGATAAAAACCGATATGCTGATTGGCAATGTATATACGATAAATGATCTCTTAAAAGAATATAAGGCTGTTTTTATTGGATCAGGCGCCGGTCTTCCAAAGTTCATGGGAATTGTCGGTGAGAATTATGATGGTGTCTATTCCGCGAACGAGTTTTTGTTCCGCGTAAATATGATGAAAGCATGGAAATTTCCGGAATACTTAACTCCGATAAAGATCGGCAAACGTGTTGCTGTTGTCGGCGGCGGCAATGTGGCGATGGACGCGGCCAGGGTCTCATTAAGGCTTGGCGCCGATGAAGTCTATTTAATCTACAGGAGAACAGAAAAAGAAATGCCTGCTCGCCGTGAAGAGATCCATCGCGCGAAAGAAGAGGGGATAATATTCAAAGAGCTGACACTTCCTGCAAAATACCACAGGGGTGAAAATGGATGGATAACCGATCTTGAATGCATCCAAATGGAACTTGGGGATACTGACTCTTCAGGCAGGAGAAAACCCGTAGAAATTAAGAGCTCAAATTTCAAAATTCCGATTGATACAGCTGTTGTCGCTATTGGCAATTCTCCAAATCCTTTGGTCCCGCTTCGCACCCAAAACCTCAAAACACATTCATGGGGCGGAATAATAATTACAGAAGATGCACAAACTTCGATCAATAATGTTTATGCCGGTGGAGATATTGTCCGAGGCGCCGCTACGGTAATTTCCGCAATGGGCGACGGGAAAAAGGCCGCGAAAGAGATCAATAAGCTTTTATCGTCAAATAAATAA
- a CDS encoding sulfide/dihydroorotate dehydrogenase-like FAD/NAD-binding protein: MNRILHKDKLSENTSKIIVETPHIANAAKPGQFIVVVPTEKAERIPLTIADHDIKKGTITIIFQIIGATTKVLDSLKAGNEIAHLLGPLGVPSEIEKFGRVVIIGGGVGIAEIYPLVKSLKETGNEVVSIIGARNKDLLIYEEELRLQSTDLRVATDDGSSGIKGFVSDILMEMISKKEKIDRVIAVGPTPMMKVICDITKPYKIRTIVSLNTLMLDATGMCGICRITVGGKIKFSCVDGPEFDGHEVDFVELSSRLRMFKDVEKQAMDHVCRLMTPTDPSEHLPMAKGENERG; the protein is encoded by the coding sequence ATGAACAGGATATTGCATAAAGACAAGCTCTCGGAAAATACTTCAAAAATAATAGTTGAAACTCCTCATATTGCAAATGCCGCAAAACCGGGACAGTTTATTGTCGTTGTGCCTACAGAGAAGGCCGAAAGGATCCCTTTGACCATAGCCGACCATGATATTAAAAAGGGAACGATAACGATAATTTTTCAAATAATCGGGGCAACAACAAAAGTGTTGGATTCTCTAAAAGCCGGAAATGAAATTGCGCATCTTTTGGGTCCTTTGGGCGTTCCGTCCGAGATCGAAAAGTTCGGAAGGGTTGTCATTATCGGCGGTGGGGTTGGAATTGCCGAGATCTATCCTCTAGTTAAGTCGCTAAAAGAAACTGGCAATGAAGTCGTTTCGATAATTGGTGCTAGAAACAAAGACCTATTGATCTATGAAGAAGAACTTAGATTACAGAGCACGGATCTTCGGGTTGCAACTGATGACGGATCTTCTGGAATTAAGGGGTTCGTCTCGGATATCTTAATGGAAATGATCTCTAAAAAAGAGAAAATTGATAGGGTAATAGCCGTAGGGCCGACTCCGATGATGAAAGTCATATGTGATATCACAAAACCATATAAAATAAGGACGATTGTTTCGCTAAATACCCTAATGCTTGATGCAACAGGCATGTGTGGTATTTGCAGGATAACTGTCGGCGGGAAAATTAAGTTTTCGTGCGTCGATGGCCCCGAATTTGACGGGCATGAAGTCGATTTTGTCGAATTATCTTCTCGGTTAAGAATGTTTAAAGATGTTGAAAAGCAAGCAATGGATCATGTTTGCAGGCTTATGACCCCCACTGACCCTTCGGAACATCTCCCCATGGCTAAGGGGGAGAATGAGAGGGGGTAA
- a CDS encoding LCP family protein, producing the protein MTKTGKHVDWLRLIGIIVLFLGIIYFYTNLFFPAHIPFIIKFGIIGRPMNILVIGTDLDTNAETGKIISESGRSDSIMVLHVDPLVNRLNIVSIPRDSYVAVPGFGYNKINAAFVLGGISLTKATIEKLLDIPIDKYLIVNTATLPKLVDLLGGVLINVDKDMFYIDRAQGLFINLKAGWQRLSGKQAEEYVRFRHDALGDLGRIERQQKFLNALSSRLASFQSIIKAPFIINLIRVNVKSDLSLKGFIMLANNMRMMPKNNFRSITLPGDPGNNAAGSVILLNMDETRKIIENNF; encoded by the coding sequence ATGACAAAAACCGGGAAACATGTCGATTGGTTGAGGCTTATCGGGATAATCGTCCTGTTCCTGGGAATAATTTACTTTTACACGAATTTATTTTTCCCCGCCCATATCCCATTTATCATAAAATTCGGCATCATCGGCCGCCCAATGAATATCTTGGTCATCGGGACCGATCTCGACACCAACGCCGAAACCGGGAAGATCATTTCGGAAAGCGGCCGCAGCGACTCGATCATGGTCCTTCATGTCGACCCGCTGGTGAACCGGCTGAATATTGTTTCGATACCAAGGGATTCATATGTTGCAGTGCCGGGGTTTGGATACAATAAAATAAATGCCGCCTTTGTTTTGGGCGGAATAAGCCTTACTAAGGCAACGATCGAAAAACTTCTCGATATCCCGATCGATAAATATCTGATTGTAAATACCGCGACCCTGCCTAAACTTGTAGACCTTCTAGGCGGCGTCCTAATAAACGTTGATAAAGACATGTTTTACATCGACCGAGCCCAGGGACTTTTTATAAATCTCAAGGCCGGATGGCAGAGGTTGAGCGGGAAGCAGGCCGAGGAATATGTGCGGTTCAGGCACGATGCCTTAGGCGACCTAGGGCGCATTGAACGCCAGCAGAAATTTTTGAATGCATTATCTTCAAGGCTTGCGTCTTTCCAATCGATCATCAAAGCTCCGTTCATCATCAACCTCATTAGGGTAAACGTCAAAAGCGACTTAAGTCTGAAAGGCTTCATTATGCTTGCAAATAATATGAGAATGATGCCGAAAAATAACTTTAGGAGCATCACTTTGCCTGGAGACCCCGGCAACAACGCCGCGGGAAGCGTTATCCTTTTGAATATGGATGAAACAAGAAAGATCATAGAAAATAATTTTTAA
- a CDS encoding glutamate synthase subunit beta — MVGDPRGFLKNKRIASEYRPVCERVKDYKQVFVLRPDEVTREQARRCMDCGTPFCHSGCPIGNIIPEWNEFIYHNQWQKAFDMLNSTNNLPEITGRVCPAPCEYACVLGINNDPVTIRENELGIIEHAFKEGLIKANPPKVRTGKSVAVVGSGPAGLSCAAQLNSAGHKITVFERDEQLGGIMRYGIPDFKLEKSVLDRRIDIWKQEGIEFKTNTNIGKDIPAEKLTKEFDAVCLTGGAKFPRDLAIEGRNLKGIYFAMEYLTQSNKLIAGANITDPISAKGKSVVVIGGGDTGSDCVGTANRQGASCVVQIELMPMPSKDRTENFTWPKYPLILKTSSSHEEGVTRKWSIMTKSFKGQGHAYRQAGSRVMGLECMQVDEKLKEIPGTEFEIKADLVFLALGFLGPEKTGMITELRLELDPRSNIKTDANYMTSRKGVFSAGDMRRGQSLIVWAISEGRKAARLIDEYLVGDSTLPIM; from the coding sequence ATGGTTGGGGATCCAAGAGGATTTTTAAAAAACAAAAGGATCGCATCGGAATACCGTCCGGTTTGCGAACGCGTAAAAGATTATAAACAGGTCTTTGTATTAAGGCCCGATGAAGTGACGCGCGAGCAAGCTCGCCGCTGTATGGATTGCGGAACGCCCTTTTGCCATTCAGGATGTCCTATAGGCAATATTATCCCCGAATGGAATGAATTTATATATCACAATCAGTGGCAAAAAGCATTCGATATGCTTAATTCGACAAACAATCTTCCTGAAATTACCGGCCGTGTATGTCCTGCGCCATGTGAATATGCATGTGTATTAGGCATTAACAATGATCCGGTAACAATTCGTGAAAATGAGCTTGGAATAATCGAACATGCATTCAAGGAAGGCCTAATTAAAGCAAATCCGCCAAAAGTCCGCACAGGGAAATCAGTTGCTGTCGTAGGATCCGGTCCTGCTGGCCTTTCATGCGCCGCACAGCTAAATAGCGCAGGACATAAAATCACCGTTTTTGAAAGAGATGAGCAACTCGGCGGCATTATGCGCTATGGTATCCCTGATTTCAAACTCGAAAAGAGTGTCTTAGACCGAAGAATTGATATTTGGAAGCAGGAAGGCATTGAATTTAAGACAAACACTAATATTGGGAAAGATATTCCTGCAGAAAAGCTTACAAAAGAATTTGATGCCGTGTGTTTAACAGGCGGCGCGAAATTTCCAAGAGACCTTGCAATAGAAGGACGAAATCTTAAAGGCATTTATTTCGCCATGGAATATTTAACCCAATCAAACAAACTTATTGCTGGTGCAAATATAACAGATCCGATTTCTGCAAAGGGAAAGAGTGTTGTAGTTATAGGCGGCGGCGATACGGGATCTGATTGTGTCGGAACAGCAAATAGGCAGGGAGCTTCATGCGTTGTTCAAATTGAATTAATGCCTATGCCTTCAAAAGATAGGACTGAAAACTTCACATGGCCTAAATATCCTTTAATTCTAAAGACTTCTTCAAGCCACGAAGAAGGTGTTACCCGAAAGTGGTCAATTATGACAAAGTCATTTAAGGGTCAAGGCCATGCCTACCGGCAGGCAGGGTCAAGGGTAATGGGGCTTGAATGTATGCAAGTCGATGAAAAATTGAAAGAGATACCAGGGACAGAATTTGAGATCAAAGCTGATCTCGTTTTTCTTGCTTTGGGTTTCTTGGGGCCTGAAAAAACAGGAATGATAACCGAGCTTAGGCTGGAACTCGATCCAAGGTCAAATATTAAGACCGATGCTAATTATATGACATCGCGCAAAGGCGTGTTCTCGGCAGGAGATATGCGCCGTGGACAATCGCTAATTGTTTGGGCGATATCTGAAGGGCGCAAGGCCGCGCGGTTAATCGATGAATACTTGGTCGGCGATTCAACTCTGCCTATAATGTAG
- a CDS encoding HD domain-containing protein, whose translation MLTVLHVNTASALRMSETLFEALAPKVSLRFRPLLNPYHPLQTKLREIMPGAYIHSLCVGSAAAIAASHIGANADLARCIGIYHDTGKLANPDFFAGAVSGDRLQALTIKDKQELALLLLHPWNSARILGQYQGFPPKVLEGVEQHHGRMRTYANIGAALLGTITEPDLHYPGTLPTTKEAALVMIADNSEAYLAKLYRDNRIPNDPTRKFFRGVVHKVILDLMGTNQFSNSHLTIPEIEKAEGIIMWFFYRYYNGLPIDHTPDQFRKHDRSA comes from the coding sequence ATGCTTACTGTTTTACATGTAAATACGGCATCCGCCTTAAGGATGAGCGAAACTTTATTCGAGGCTCTGGCTCCGAAAGTATCGCTGAGGTTCAGGCCATTGCTCAATCCTTATCATCCGCTCCAGACAAAGCTTCGTGAAATAATGCCCGGCGCATATATCCATAGTTTATGCGTTGGGTCTGCCGCGGCAATAGCCGCAAGCCACATTGGCGCAAATGCAGATCTTGCAAGATGCATCGGGATTTACCATGATACGGGAAAGCTCGCTAATCCGGATTTTTTTGCAGGCGCAGTTTCCGGCGACAGGCTTCAGGCTCTAACAATAAAGGACAAGCAAGAATTGGCATTATTGCTCCTTCATCCATGGAATTCAGCCAGAATTCTTGGCCAATATCAGGGGTTTCCTCCCAAGGTTTTGGAAGGTGTTGAACAGCATCACGGCCGCATGCGGACGTATGCCAATATTGGCGCTGCATTATTGGGAACAATAACAGAGCCCGACCTGCATTACCCGGGGACTCTGCCAACAACCAAAGAAGCGGCCCTTGTGATGATAGCCGATAACTCGGAAGCGTATCTTGCCAAATTGTACAGGGATAATAGGATACCAAATGATCCTACCAGGAAATTCTTTCGAGGTGTTGTCCATAAGGTTATACTTGATTTGATGGGGACAAATCAATTTTCCAACAGCCATCTTACAATACCTGAGATCGAAAAAGCCGAAGGCATTATAATGTGGTTCTTTTATCGGTATTACAACGGCCTTCCCATAGACCACACCCCAGACCAGTTCCGCAAGCACGACCGCTCTGCGTAG
- a CDS encoding MFS transporter — MGLRNSGIIILFMTMFLVMAGFGIILPILPFFSLNLGATSFQIGLLMASYSLMQFIFSPVWGSLSDKYGRKPIILIGLAGFAVSFVLFGIADSLLMLFASRILGGILSSACLPTAMAYVADVTDTENRGHGMGLMGAAMGLGVIVGPAIGSLFSILHFSAPFFFSAVLAVINLLFAAIFLKESKKKRSRSEVEYNRFKHLLSLRGFLAFAFFLVFVVSFSTANFEGTFSLFAKDKLNFGAVEMGWIFVSMGVVIVIIQGMLIGRLIKRFGEENIVKIGLILSSIGYLLTIFSYDFISLMIFVGIASAGAGLCRPSLASLISKRTEIDEGATMGAMQSIDSLGRIAGPIFGGFALAMHSNLPYLSGSAVNFLFWIALLFI, encoded by the coding sequence ATGGGATTAAGAAATTCCGGGATAATAATATTGTTCATGACCATGTTTTTAGTCATGGCCGGTTTTGGGATAATACTCCCGATCCTCCCCTTTTTTTCGCTGAACCTGGGCGCGACCTCGTTCCAAATAGGCTTGCTTATGGCAAGCTATTCGCTGATGCAGTTTATCTTTTCGCCTGTTTGGGGATCACTTTCTGATAAATACGGGAGAAAGCCCATAATCCTGATAGGTCTTGCGGGATTTGCCGTTTCATTCGTTCTTTTCGGCATTGCGGACAGCCTTCTGATGCTTTTTGCCTCGAGGATATTAGGCGGGATACTATCTTCTGCATGCCTTCCGACGGCTATGGCATATGTCGCTGATGTGACCGATACGGAAAACCGTGGCCATGGAATGGGCCTAATGGGCGCCGCAATGGGCCTTGGCGTAATTGTAGGTCCTGCTATCGGAAGCTTATTTTCCATATTGCACTTTAGCGCGCCGTTCTTTTTCTCTGCAGTCTTAGCCGTAATAAATCTCCTCTTTGCGGCAATATTCCTGAAAGAATCAAAGAAAAAACGAAGCCGCAGCGAGGTCGAATACAATAGGTTCAAACACCTGCTGTCGCTTAGGGGGTTTTTGGCCTTCGCGTTTTTCCTGGTTTTTGTCGTTTCATTCTCGACCGCGAATTTTGAAGGCACATTCTCGCTTTTCGCGAAAGACAAGCTGAATTTTGGAGCGGTCGAAATGGGCTGGATATTTGTCTCAATGGGTGTTGTGATAGTAATTATCCAAGGCATGCTGATAGGCCGATTAATTAAAAGGTTCGGGGAAGAAAACATCGTTAAGATCGGCCTGATATTATCTTCGATCGGTTATCTCCTTACGATCTTTTCATATGATTTTATTTCTCTGATGATCTTTGTTGGAATTGCAAGCGCGGGAGCTGGCCTTTGCCGCCCAAGCTTGGCATCTCTAATCTCCAAAAGGACAGAGATAGATGAAGGGGCTACAATGGGAGCAATGCAATCCATCGATAGCTTAGGGCGAATTGCAGGGCCTATTTTTGGCGGGTTCGCGCTCGCGATGCACAGTAATTTGCCGTACTTGAGCGGATCGGCGGTAAATTTTCTTTTTTGGATAGCACTATTATTTATTTGA